In Burkholderia savannae, one genomic interval encodes:
- a CDS encoding SCO family protein, translated as MNTFPKLPLLADLVIAGALFAGHTARAQEPMEMDHHAQHHMMMAGMKTSTAAYAVPAVMLVRDDGKTVALKDELDDGRPVVLTFIYTTCTSICPVISQTLSQLQQALGADRDKVHIVSISIDPENDTPARLREYAAKFGAGPQWQHYTGTTAASVAAQKAFNVYRQDKMDHNPVLLLRAAPGKPWLRIDGFATSGDLLHLYRSLAASN; from the coding sequence ATGAACACGTTCCCGAAGCTTCCCCTGCTCGCCGATCTCGTGATCGCGGGCGCCTTGTTCGCCGGACACACCGCGCGGGCGCAGGAACCGATGGAGATGGATCACCACGCGCAGCATCACATGATGATGGCCGGGATGAAAACGTCCACGGCCGCCTATGCCGTGCCGGCCGTCATGCTGGTGCGCGACGACGGCAAGACCGTCGCGCTGAAAGACGAACTGGACGACGGACGTCCGGTCGTGCTGACGTTCATCTATACCACCTGCACGTCGATCTGCCCCGTCATCAGCCAGACGCTGTCGCAGCTTCAACAGGCGCTCGGCGCCGATCGCGACAAGGTACATATCGTGTCGATCTCGATCGATCCGGAAAACGACACGCCGGCGCGCCTGCGCGAATATGCCGCGAAATTCGGCGCGGGGCCGCAGTGGCAGCATTACACGGGTACGACGGCCGCAAGCGTGGCTGCGCAGAAGGCATTCAACGTTTACCGGCAGGACAAGATGGACCACAACCCGGTTCTGCTGCTGCGCGCCGCGCCGGGAAAACCCTGGCTCCGAATCGACGGATTCGCGACTAGCGGTGATCTGCTGCATTTGTACCGTTCGCTCGCGGCGTCCAATTGA